In a genomic window of Mucilaginibacter sp. KACC 22063:
- a CDS encoding FISUMP domain-containing protein encodes MSPKNYLTLGFNKISLLYLCIVLAMVSCKKKDKDPEPQKQGVTINGGFYTTVKIGNQLWTSVNYNGAGGVNYNNGSNDAAYGKYYTRQEAQAIVLQDGWRLPSKADFDKLVSSFPTQTMNGYTALTSESLKQILSSSGWDINGNNASGFNALPAGIVYIDAGGNNIFRYRGIEAQFVSSTNEMVTGGGTTKEATWTLYLHSEVITGQNPFTDFIGGVSGVSNSDSYRYSVRFVKDVN; translated from the coding sequence ATGTCTCCTAAAAATTACCTAACATTAGGCTTTAATAAAATATCATTACTGTATTTATGCATTGTGCTGGCTATGGTATCCTGCAAGAAAAAAGATAAAGACCCCGAGCCGCAAAAACAAGGAGTAACGATTAATGGAGGCTTTTACACGACCGTAAAAATTGGCAACCAGCTTTGGACAAGTGTCAATTATAACGGAGCGGGCGGCGTCAATTATAATAATGGAAGTAATGATGCGGCATATGGGAAATATTATACCAGGCAGGAAGCCCAGGCCATTGTATTACAGGACGGATGGCGCTTACCAAGCAAAGCTGATTTTGACAAGCTGGTTTCCAGTTTTCCTACACAAACAATGAATGGCTACACAGCATTAACATCAGAAAGCTTAAAACAAATACTTTCTTCGTCGGGCTGGGATATAAACGGCAATAACGCATCAGGTTTTAATGCGCTGCCGGCAGGTATTGTTTACATAGATGCTGGCGGAAACAATATCTTCAGATACCGTGGTATAGAAGCTCAATTCGTATCATCTACCAATGAGATGGTAACTGGTGGCGGTACAACAAAGGAAGCGACATGGACGCTCTATTTGCATAGTGAGGTAATAACAGGGCAAAACCCTTTTACAGATTTCATTGGGGGCGTTAGTGGTGTATCGAACAGTGACTCGTACCGATATAGCGTCAGGTTTGTAAAAGATGTGAATTAG
- a CDS encoding transmembrane 220 family protein, with product MPVSTGFKVYNITFVVLFIIFAGLQYNDPDPYVWMPIYLLGAWICYQASKGQMNIRLYILGLSVYSLYAIYLLFDKTGVIDWASDHHAENIVQTMKAEKPWIEETREFGGLLILIVVFVINWMYLRRK from the coding sequence ATGCCTGTATCAACCGGATTTAAAGTTTATAATATCACATTCGTTGTACTGTTCATCATTTTTGCCGGGCTGCAATACAACGACCCCGACCCTTATGTATGGATGCCAATTTACCTGTTAGGTGCCTGGATTTGTTACCAGGCCAGTAAGGGGCAGATGAATATCAGACTTTACATTTTGGGTTTATCTGTTTATAGCTTGTACGCCATATACCTGCTTTTTGACAAAACAGGTGTTATCGACTGGGCAAGTGACCACCATGCCGAAAACATTGTACAAACCATGAAAGCCGAAAAACCCTGGATTGAAGAAACCCGTGAGTTCGGTGGGCTATTGATTTTGATCGTTGTGTTTGTAATTAATTGGATGTATTTGAGGAGGAAGTGA